The following proteins are co-located in the Colletotrichum lupini chromosome 4, complete sequence genome:
- a CDS encoding fungal specific transcription factor: protein MGILALEPHPRLAAPDSPPGLVSPSSSSYSSRPSPPAEKLWDARFGPISPAMSNYEHGSAVDVSTAGKGAEGGSSRKDSTQSAPRQQLPSLSSLFGPPPPLRPLHSPLTERPAPYPATSPLDRPRMPQPHNDRSYATSYFPPQESSPTMSQPRSTYDARYDHERQALHGLSRSFSGPGSPRYRESENMRPESRSDVGLGSKWSMHHDAGKHEYALVSRENQPPLRASHDRMSYQYSSNKDSGSSYRDQRSPSGPGLLQASASASTTTSEGIPSKDGLGPKIWTGSHFLPRFVRAAEVPGEGMCYFYDDGSHCKTVIDGEAVNAHWGVTKAGKPRKRLAIACVTCREKKIKCDPDYPRCVQCEKFGRICKFKNAPRGGHNTSPSTPPAEPEDLRRLGGSANSNDMHRPGSNSSASVSPRTTYRQPSPEPSMPHKRMRLGFDSYPSMPSDSSALVSRTLETAKVNAWQHRQPVELPRIHEDVLHRSPEDLMLTYSILDVGITLSGGPRTIASEYAQFARYAQQQLPPSLQLAQSRLLLAVYYMSTSRACEANDLISAAVSIDIFIRLPCESDVFQSRLASQAPFCSALGSSSFKMADQRLPSTAYHLQLVVIRGDIMSSVYRNEHGLPSDGEPAIIVESSVRRLLSWRGSLPGQFTYSPSKMDLAAQAGTLSTFLTIHLLFHHGLVKVHRHSYASSRISAAKRMSYLSGIQEEAKQVLQITGMLKALLQARRTPLSAPPPFMSHVILEAADVLTAQGLLSDLPMLLDQLAVANAIVEAASMVWDEARIHRAALEHRHDALRLLQDLQPGATPSVGAAVFANGNEGKCW from the exons ATGGGTATACTAGCTCTGGAACCTCATCCCCGTTTGGCCGCCCCAGACTCTCCGCCCGGGCTGGTTAgcccatcatcatcatcttaCTCCTCCAGGCCATCTCCTCCTGCCGAAAAGCTCTGGGACGCCAGGTTTGGCCCCATATCCCCTGCCATGTCCAACTACGAACATGGCTCGGCGGTCGATGTGTCGACTGCCGGCAAAGGTGCTGAAGGCGGTTCGTCCCGTAAGGATTCGACACAAAGCGCTCCTCGCCAGCAACTGCCATCACTGAGCAGTCTGTTTGGACCTCCTCCACCACTCCGGCCGTTGCATTCTCCGCTGACCGAGCGGCCGGCCCCTTACCCGGCGACGTCTCCCTTGGACCGCCCGCGTATGCCGCAACCTCACAATGATCGCTCTTATGCCACATCGTACTTCCCGCCTCAGGAAAGCTCTCCAACGATGTCCCAGCCACGGAGTACCTACGATGCCAGGTACGACCACGAGAGGCAGGCCTTGCATGGCTTGTCCCGTTCCTTTTCCGGCCCTGGGTCACCGAGATACCGCGAATCCGAAAATATGCGTCCCGAGTCGAGATCTGACGTCGGTTTGGGAAGCAAGTGGTCGATGCATCATGACGCTGGAAAGCATGAGTACGCCTTGGTATCCAGAGAGAACCAACCCCCACTACGGGCTTCACATGACAGGATGTCCTACCAGTATTCCAGCAATAAAGACTCTGGCTCTTCTTACCGGGATCAGCGCTCCCCTTCCGGGCCTGGTCTTTTGCAGGCATCGGCGTCTGCCAGTACAACGACCTCGGAAGGAATCCCATCGAAGGATGGTCTCGGCCCCAAGATATGGACGGGGAGTCACTTTCTCCCACGATTCGTTCGTGCCGCCGAAGTGCCGGGTGAAGGGATGTGTTATTTCTACGATGATGGAAGTCACTGCAAGACGGTTATTGATGGCGAGGCAGTCAACGCTCACTGGGGTGTCACAAAGGCAGGGAAGCCAAGGAAGAGACTGGCGATTGCGTGTGTCACCTGCAGGGAGAAGAAAATCAAGTGCGACCCTGACTATCCTCGCTGCGTTCAATGCGAGAAATTTGGCCGGATCTGCAAGTTCAAGAACGC ACCACGAGGTGGCCACAACACCTCCCCATCAACGCCTCCTGCTGAACCAGAGGACTTGAGGCGTCTGGGAGGCTCGGCCAACTCGAACGACATGCACCGACCTGGGAGCAACTCCAGCGCGTCTGTTTCTCCTCGAACCACGTACCGTCAGCCCAGTCCAGAGCCCTCGATGCCTCACAAGAGGATGCGCCTCGGTTTCGACTCGTACCCCTCGATGCCGAGCGACTCTTCCGCCTTGGTGAGCCGGACGCTCGAGACGGCAAAGGTCAACGCCTGGCAACACCGCCAGCCAGTTGAGCTCCCTCGGATCCACGAGGACGTGCTTCACCGA TCTCCAGAAGACCTGATGCTCACCTATAGCATCCTCGACGTTGGGATCACCTTGTCAGGTGGTCCAAGAACAATCGCCTCCGAATACGCTCAGTTCGCACGGTATGCGCAGCAACAGCTCCCACCCAGCCTTCAGCTTGCGCAATCTCGACTACTCCTGGCGGTCTATTACATGTCTACGTCTAGAGCCTGCGAAGCAAACGATTTGATCAGTGCGGCCGTCTCGATAGACATATTCATCCGGTTACCATGCGAATCGGATGTCTTTCAAAGTCGACTGGCTTCTCAGGCACCTTTCTGTTCAGCGCTCGGTTCGAGCTCGTTTAAAATGGCGGATCAACGTTTACCCTCAACAGCCTATCATCTCCAGCTAGTGGTCATCAGGGGAGACATCATGTCTAGCGTCTACAGGAATGAACACGGTTTGCCCTCGGATGGAGAGCCAGCAATAATTGTCGAAAGCTCTGTCAGAAGGCTACTCAGCTGGCGTGGATCACTTCCTGGGCAGTTTACCTACAGCCCAAGCAAAATGGACCTGGCTGCTCAGGCTGGGACCCTCAGCACATTCCTTACGATTCATCTTCTGTTCCACCACGGTCTCGTAAAGGTTCACCGACACTCGTACGCCTCAAGCCGAATCTCGGCAGCAAAACGGATGTCATACCTCTCGGGGATCCAAGAGGAAGCTAAACAGGTACTGCAGATCACGGGCATGTTGAAAGCACTACTCCAAGCTCGGCGAACCCCACTGAGCGCGCCTCCTCCATTCATGAGCCATGTGATACTGGAGGCTGCCGACGTTCTCACTGCCCAGGGTTTATTATCAGACCTTCCTATGCTTTTGGATCAATTGGCCGTTGCAAACGCGATAGTCGAAGCTGCAAGTATGGTTTGGGACGAGGCACGAATTCATCGGGCCGCACTGGAACATCGACACGACGCTCTACGTCTTCTGCAAGATCTTCAGCCCGGAGCAACACCATCGGTTGGCGCAGCAGTGTTCGCCAACGGAAACGAGGGCAAATGCTGGTAA
- a CDS encoding phospholipid-translocating P-type ATPase has translation MPSPTSYRSADPPGSPGNDSDSDLDLDIQELDPATTTTDRTSGLLRHDRQTTEHRSPRIALRNLRMGGSRRAGQKARGYGQLGQDRDGTSEDAEALLGEPGSSSSRYRDGSAGAGSDDDSPLLPGGSPPRRRSFAGDRFERLTSSIRLPSFMSNSGAQEPDKDDAQDQDEDDPSSARLIAVGSSQATRFPPNLISNAKYTALTFLPVTLYNEFSFFFNMYFLLVALSQAIPQLRIGYLTTYVAPLAFVLFITMGKEAYDDIERRRRDNEANAEAYTVLSFDEPGRGMASAQRTHKRLKSDSMRKKGKNSAGLRDRLSDIQEEEERAEGEGSIAQPSSSVRELSRKSRDLKVGDVLVLGKGQRVPADVVILKCITSETTTEAPVMEVIAEEESLLVDAEEDQSKAPQISDSKGKEPESNDAGGGAAGETFIRTDQLDGETDWKLRLASPLTQNLTTEEFVRLRVTGGKPDRKVNEFIGTVELLPSKRDAQSQQGALNGDEGNSAPLSIDNTAWANTVIASNATTLAVIMYTGPQTRSALSTAPSRSKTGLLEYEINSLTKILCALTLALSIILVALEGFENTKQNVWYIKIMRFLILFSTIVPISLRVNLDMGKSAYSWFIQRDPGIAGAVVRTSTIPEDLGRIEYLLSDKTGTLTQNEMEMKKIHVGTVSYANEAMDEVTSYVKQGFHIQPTTDPSSRTMLITPSSTFANASNVGATRTRREIGTRVRDVVLALALCHNVTPTTEEEDGKTIVSYQASSPDEIAIVRWTESVGLRLAYRDRTSMILESTENGREIVRVRILDVFPFTSEGKRMGIIVQFFDQTQSTVPNLANSEIWFYQKGADTVMSPIVAENDWLDEETSNMAREGLRTLVLKKKDNAQDHLDFLRGKTDSCLLIDGESLALFLTHFRIEFVSVAVQLPTVVACRCSPTQKAEVAKLIREYTKKRVCCIGDGGNDVSMIQAADVGVGIVGKEGRQASLAADFSIEQFYHLTKLLVWHGRNSYKRSAKLAQFVIHRGLIIAVCQTMYSIAIKFEPDGLYKDWLLVGYSTVYTAFPVLSLVLDKDVDENLANLYPELYKELTSGRSLSYRTFFVWVAVSIYQGCTIQGLSQLLTEVDGPKMVAVSYTVLVLNELLMVAIEITTWHPAMIISIVGTFLIYVGSVPFLGGYFDLQFIITLGFIWRVLAIAAISLIPPYAVKLIRRTMKPPSYRKVQST, from the exons ATGCCTTCTCCAACCTCCTATCGTTCCGCGGACCCGCCAGGCTCTCCAGGGAATGATTCCGATTCAGACCTCGATCTCGACATCCAGGAGCTCGACCCTGCCACAACCACAACCGATCGCACTTCTGGTCTCCTCCGACACGACCGCCAGACCACCGAACATCGATCGCCACGTATAGCACTGCGGAATCTACGCATGGGGGGCTCACGCCGAGCCGGACAAAAGGCCAGGGGATATGGCCAACTCGGCCAGGACCGTGATGGCACCAGCGAGGATGCTGAAGCACTTCTCGGCGAACCCGGAAGCTCCTCATCACGATACAGGGATGGCTCCGCTGGTGCAGGCTCCGACGATGACTCCCCTCTCCTACCCGGCGGCTCGCCTCCGAGGCGTCGATCCTTCGCCGGAGACAGATTCGAGCGACTCACTTCAAGCATAAGACTACCGAGCTTCATGTCAAACTCAGGGGCGCAAGAACCGGACAAGGACGATGCCCAGGACCAAGATGAAGACGATCCATCGAGCGCCCGCCTCATTGCCGTAGGGTCCTCCCAAGCGACGAGATTTCCGCCGAACCTTATATCGAACGCCAAGTACACAGCTCTTACGTTTCTGCCCGTCACTCTGTATAACGagttctccttcttcttcaacATGTACTTCTTGCTTGTGGCTTTGTCGCAAGCAATCCCTCAACTGCGGATTGGTTACCTTACGACTTACGTGGCGCCTTTGGCATTTGTACTCTTCATTACCATGGGAAAGGAGGCATACGACGATATCGAAAGACGAAGACGAGACAACGAGGCCAATGCAGAGGCATACACCGTCTTATCTTTCGATGAGCCGGGTCGTGGCATGGCTTCTGCACAACGGACACACAAGAGGCTCAAGTCGGATTCCATGAGGAAGAAGGGCAAGAACTCGGCGGGCCTGAGAGACAGACTTTCGGATAttcaagaggaagaggaacgTGCTGAGGGAGAGGGATCGATCGCCCAGCCATCCTCGTCTGTCCGTGAGCTCAGCCGTAAGTCGCGCGACCTTAAAGTCGGCGATGTCCTTGTTCTAGGCAAGGGTCAACGAGTTCCTGCCGACGTTGTGATTCTGAAGTGCATCACGTCGGAGACAACTACAGAGGCGCCAGTGATGGAGGTGATCGCGGAAGAAGAGTCGTTGCTAGTCGATGCAGAGGAGGATCAGTCGAAAGCGCCTCAGATTTCCGATTCCAAGGGGAAAGAACCCGAGAGCAACGATGCTGGCGGTGGTGCCGCTGGCGAAACATTCATCCGAACTGATCAACTTGATGGAGAAACGGATTGGAAGCTGCGTCTGGCATCCCCCCTGACGCAAAACTTGACAACGGAGGAGTTTGTTCGCCTACGGGTAACAGGGGGCAAGCCGGACAGAAAGGTCAACGAGTTCATTGGCACAGTCGAGCTGCTACCCAGCAAACGTGATGCCCAAAGCCAGCAAGGCGCGCTCAACGGAGATGAGGGCAACTCGGCTCCTTTGTCGATAGACAACACGGCCTGGGCGAACACAGTCATCGCCTCGAACGCCACTACCCTTGCTGTCATCATGTACACGGGACCTCAGACGAGGTCAGCGCTGTCGACTGCGCCCTCGCGATCCAAGACCGGGCTTTTGGAGTACGAAATCAACTCACTTACCAAGATTTTATGCGCTTTAACTTTGGCGCTTTCTATCATCCTTGTGGCGCTGGAAGGTTTCGAAAACACCAAACAGAATGTTTGGTATATCAAGATTATGCGATTCCTCATTCTTTTCTCGACTATCGTGCCCATTAGTCTGCGCGTCAACCTCGACATGGGCAAGAGCGCCTACTCTTGGTTCATTCAACGAGACCCCGGCATTGCTGGAGCTGTTGTACGGACGAGTACAATTCCGGAAGATCTAGGAAGAATTGAGTATCTTCTCAGTGACAAAACTGGCACACTGACCCAAAACGAGATGGAGATGAAGAAGATACATGTCGGCACCGTTTCCTATGCTAACGAGGCCATGGATGAAGTCACATCATACGTCAAGCAAGGATTCCACATTCAACCTACCACCGACCCTTCGTCGCGCACCATGTTAATCACGCCTTCTTCGACATTTGCCAACGCGTCAAACGTGGGTGCAACTCGCACAAGGAGAGAAATTGGCACCCGTGTCCGAGATGTGGTTCTCGCTCTGGCTCTATGCCACAACGTGACGCCAACAACAGAGGAGGAAGACGGAAAGACCATCGTTTCTTACCAGGCTTCCTCCCCTGACGAGATCGCCATCGTTCGCTGGACTGAATCTGTCGGACTTCGCCTCGCCTATCGAGATCGCACCAGCATGATTCTTGAGTCGACGGAGAACGGCCGTGAGATTGTGCGCGTGCGTATTCTTGACGTCTTCCCTTTCACCTCCGAGGGTAAGCGCATGGGCATCATTGTTCAGTTCTTCGATCAGACTCAGTCGACGGTGCCGAACCTCGCCAACAGCGAAATCTGGTTCTATCAAAAGGGTGCTGACACAGTCATGAGCCCCATTGTGGCTGAGAACGACTGGCTTGACGAAGAAACCTCTAACATGGCTCGAGAGGGCCTGCGTACACTTGTG CTTAAGAAGAAGGATAACGCGCAAGATCACCTCGATTTCCTCCGTGGCAAGACGGATTCTTGTCTCTTGATTGACGGCGAGAGTCTGGCCCTCTTCCTCACCCACTTCAGGATCGAATTCGTCTCCGTGGCTGTGCAACTCCCGACGGTTGTTGCATGTCGGTGCTCGCCCACGCAGAAAGCCGAGGTTGCCAAGCTGATTAGGGAGTACACCAAGAAGAGGGTGTGCTGTATTGGTGACGGAGGCAACGATGTTTCCATGATTCAAGCAGCAGACGTCGGTGTTGGTATTGTTGGCAAAGAAGGTCGACAAGCTAGTTTGGCGGCAGACTTCTCGATTGAGCAGTTCTACCACCTGACTAAATTGCTTGTCTGGCACGGGCGCAACAGTTACAAGCGCAGTGCTAAGCTCGCTCAGTTTGTCATCCATCGTGGATTGATCATTGCGGTCTGCCAGACAATGTACAGTATTGCCATCAAATTCGAGCCCGATGGTCTCTACAAG GATTGGCTTCTCGTCGGCTACTCTACCGTGTATACTGCATTCCCCGTTCTCTCTCTTGTCCTTGATAAGGATGTGGACGAAAACTTGGCAAACTTGTACCCGGAACTGTACAAAGAGCTCACTTCCGGCCGTTCCCTGTCTTATCGTACCTTTTTCGTCTGGGTTGCTGTTTCGATCTATCAAGGCTGTACTATCCAAGGTCTGTCACAGCTCTTGACCGAAGTCGACGGACCCAAGATGGTGGCGGTCTCGTACACCGTACTAGTTCTCAATGAGCTACTCATGGTCGCCATCGAGATCACGACGTGGCACCCTGCCATGATCATCTCCATTGTTGGCACGTTTCTGATTTATGTCGGCTCCGTGCCGTTCCTTGGTGGTTACTTTGATCTCCAGTTCATCATCACTTT GGGATTCATCTGGCGCGTCCTCGCCATCGCGGCGATATCTCTCATCCCACCCTATGCGGTGAAGCTCATCAGGAGGACGATGAAGCCGCCCTCGTATAGAAAAGTGCAGAGCACGTAG
- a CDS encoding oxidoreductase FAD-binding domain-containing protein — MGASTFISAGGAALRPIAGRSLTHIRPQLRATPAAAAASRSMTPATTSLHLTQPSRHSSAWANRRTTPTSPPALSSFITTRHHRLKSTTPSPTAPQPHRPTKRRARTFISPRYLPVLILLAVGGIAWDAQWLFPSTPQSNDPAEQTALGPARKFIPFDVVAREQVSPTSFILTLKAPPSSHSSNVPSVSSLWDIFDLWCVEVKQPQIQVAREYTPLPPVPGSSHDEDTLRLYVRAVRGGEVSTYLSRLAPPSSPSDGPATKGDKVELRGPHGEFDLRSRLGKRGDRVVFLAGGTGIASALQAAHAVLPLADGPSMTIFWAVRSRDEIREQLAGGQAVPPQVKPSSSSPSGSWWNPFSSSSTNTPGSQAEALLSADTLAAPSPISRDLLALKVKYGDKLDVRVVVDQEGTAVREADLSAALTLQSSPTTSAGTTPTHAVEGCRFHSQTAHVGMVDGAPNAGKRSLFKQDDCACSADDAAPRGKNVFVVSGPEGFVQAYAGAKLWRDGGQLQGPVGGRLGAMQRRNPDILKDWIVLKL; from the coding sequence ATGGGAGCTTCTACATTCATCTCTGCCGGCGGTGCGGCTCTCCGGCCGATCGCGGGGcgctcactcactcacatcCGACCTCAGCTCCGTGCCACTCCGGCCGCCGCAGCTGCATCCCGGTCAATGACACCGGCAACAACTTCACTGCATCTAACACAACCATCTCGCCATTCTTCAGCCTGGGCGAACCGGCGTACGACACCAACATCACCACCCGCACTCTCATCCTTCATAACAACGCGTCACCATCGCCTCAAATCCACGACACCTTCACCCACCGCCCCTCAACCTCATCGCCCCACGAAACGCAGGGCCAGAACCTTCATAAGCCCCCGCTACCTCCCCGTTCTCATCCTCCTCGCAGTGGGCGGTATAGCATGGGACGCCCAATGGCTCTTCCCCTCCACCCCGCAATCCAACGACCCAGCCGAGCAAACAGCCCTCGGCCCAGCCCGCAAGTTCATCCCCTTTGACGTCGTCGCCCGCGAGCAGGTCTCCCCGACCTCCTTCATCCTAACCCTCAAGGCACCGCCTTCGTCCCACAGCAGCAACGTCCCAAGCGTATCCTCCCTCTGGGACATCTTCGACCTATGGTGCGTAGAGGTGAAGCAGCCTCAGATCCAGGTCGCGAGGGAGTATACGCCCCTCCCTCCCGTCCCGGGCTCCTCGCATGACGAGGACACTCTCCGCCTCTACGTTCGCGCCGTGCGAGGGGGTGAAGTTTCAACATATCTGAGCCGTCTAGCACCCCCTTCCTCACCATCAGATGGCCCGGCAACAAAGGGCGATAAAGTCGAACTCCGCGGTCCACACGGCGAGTTCGACCTCCGCTCCCGCCTGGGCAAACGAGGCGACCGCGTCGTGTTCCTCGCAGGCGGAACAGGCATCGCGAGCGCACTACAAGCCGCGCACGCCGTCCTCCCGCTCGCAGACGGACCGTCCATGACCATCTTCTGGGCCGTCAGGAGCCGCGATGAGATTCGGGAGCAACTGGCCGGAGGCCAAGCCGTGCCGCCACAGGTGAAaccgtcgtcatcgtcgccGTCGGGAAGCTGGTGGAATCCCTTCTCTTCATCATCGACAAACACCCCCGGATCCCAGGCCGAGGCCCTCCTCTCCGCAGATACACTCGCCGCCCCCTCGCCTATAAGCAGGGACCTCCTCGCCCTCAAAGTAAAATACGGCGACAAGCTCGACGTCCGCGTGGTAGTAGACCAAGAAGGCACCGCCGTCCGCGAAGCAGACCTCTCCGCCGCGCTCACTCTCCAATCCTCCCCCACGACTTCTGCCGGTACAACGCCGACACACGCCGTTGAAGGCTGCAGATTCCACTCTCAGACAGCACACGTCGGCATGGTCGACGGCGCGCCCAACGCCGGGAAGAGAAGCCTTTTCAAGCAGGACGACTGCGCTTGCTCCGCCGACGACGCCGCGCCGCGGGGAAAGAACGTCTTTGTGGTTTCCGGGCCCGAGGGTTTCGTCCAGGCGTACGCTGGCGCCAAGCTGTGGCGGGACGGCGGGCAGCTGCAAGGGCCTGTGGGGGGGAGGTTGGGCGCGATGCAGAGGCGGAACCCGGATATCTTGAAGGACTGGATTGTTCTCAAGTTGTAG